Below is a window of Lacrimispora xylanolytica DNA.
TCTTCCAAACTGCACTCTCCGATGACCTTTAATGGATACATGGTCTTACCTTTTTCGTAGCGCTGCTTATAGATCTTTCCTTCCGTACGGATTTCTACTTCCAGCCACTGGGAAAGAGCATTCACTACGGATGCACCTACTCCATGAAGTCCGCCGGAAACTTTGTATCCTCCGCCGCCGAATTTTCCACCGGCATGAAGGATGGTAAATGCGACTTCAACGGCTGGAATTCCTGCTTTTTTCTGAATTCCAACCGGGATTCCACGCCCGTCATCCACAACTGTGATCGAGTTGTCTGGATGGACTATTACTTCTATGCTGTCACAGTATCCGGCCAGAGCCTCGTCTACCGCGTTGTCCACGATTTCATATACCAGATGATGAAGTCCCCGGATGGACGTACTGCCGATATACATACCGGGTCTTTTTCTTACTGCTTCAAGTCCTTCTAATATCTGGATTTGATCTGCACCATATTCTTGACTCATTTTACCACGCTTCCTCCTGAATGGTTAATTTTCACTACCTACGGTTCCGTTTACTATCCGGAATATCTTATCGATATGGAACCGGTCATTTACAAAATCCTCCAGTCCCGTGCAGGTAATGACGGTTTGTATGTGATTAATCCCTGCCAGCAATTGATTTTGTCTGCTGCTGTCAAGCTCAGACAAAACATCATCCAGCAAAAGAATTGGATAATCATGTACAATATGTTCTACCAGTTCTATTTCTGCAAGCTTTAAGGATAAAGCAGCGGTCCTTTGCTGCCCCTGGGATCCGAACCGGCGTATGTCGATTCCGTTTACGATAAAACTTAGATCATCCCGGTGGGGACCTGTTAAGGTTGTCCTTTGCTTTAAGTCCTGCTGCCTGCTCCGCCTTAATGTATCTTCAAACGCATCTGCCTCTACATTTGGTTCGTAGAGAATGCGCAGAGATTCCTTGTTCCCGGAAAGCTTCTGGTGGATGGGTCCTATGATTCCATCCAGCCGTTCCATAAACTCTTTCCTGTAATAAATAATTTCTTTGCCATATTGAATCAGCTGCATGTCCCAGATGTCCAGAGTCTCCTCATAATCAGGCCGAAAGGCCAGATCCTTTAACAGTTTATTTCTCTGGGTAATGATTCGGTTATACTGGACCAGAGAATGGACATAGAGCTTATTTAGTTGACATAATTCCAAGTCAACGAACCGGCGTCTTTCAGCCGGCCCATTTTTTATGAGATTTAAGTCTTCCGGAGAGAAAAATACAACATTGACAATTCCAAACAACTCGCTGGCTTTCCTTATGGGAACACCGTTGACTGCCACGCCTTTGGCCTTGTTTTTCTTCAAATGCATGTCGATCCGGTATGGAATGTCATTCTTTCTAATGTTTAGCTTGATATGAGACTCGTCTCTGTCAAACTGTATGATTTCTTTATCTTTGCTGCCTCTGTGGGATTTTGTCGTTGCACAGACATAAATGGCTTCTAAGACGTTTGTTTTTCCCTGGGCATTGTCCCCGTAGAGTATATTGGTTCCATGACTAAAATCCATATGTAGTTCATCATAGTTGCGGTAATTCTTAAGCTCTATCGACTCAATGATCATGGATTACATCATTCCTCAATTTTAATGGTATTGCCGTCAAAGGTAACGACATCTCCGCCCCTTAGTTTTTTTCCTCTCTGATACTCCACCTGTCCA
It encodes the following:
- the recF gene encoding DNA replication/repair protein RecF (All proteins in this family for which functions are known are DNA-binding proteins that assist the filamentation of RecA onto DNA for the initiation of recombination or recombinational repair.), which encodes MIIESIELKNYRNYDELHMDFSHGTNILYGDNAQGKTNVLEAIYVCATTKSHRGSKDKEIIQFDRDESHIKLNIRKNDIPYRIDMHLKKNKAKGVAVNGVPIRKASELFGIVNVVFFSPEDLNLIKNGPAERRRFVDLELCQLNKLYVHSLVQYNRIITQRNKLLKDLAFRPDYEETLDIWDMQLIQYGKEIIYYRKEFMERLDGIIGPIHQKLSGNKESLRILYEPNVEADAFEDTLRRSRQQDLKQRTTLTGPHRDDLSFIVNGIDIRRFGSQGQQRTAALSLKLAEIELVEHIVHDYPILLLDDVLSELDSSRQNQLLAGINHIQTVITCTGLEDFVNDRFHIDKIFRIVNGTVGSEN